The genomic DNA GCCGCAAAAGCCGCCACCTCGCGATAGCGTTCCTTGTTGCCCTTCGGCACCGGGATCACGAAACCGTCCATATAGGCCATTGTCTCTCTCCTCTTTTGTCCGTTCAGGCGTCTGCGGCCGCCCTCGTGGCCAGCGCCGCCGCCATGTCCATCCACGACACTTCCCAGATATGGCCGTCCAGATCCGCAAAGCTGCGGCCGTACATGAAGCCATGATCCTGGCCGGGGTTCGGCTCGCTGCCGCCCGCCGCCAGCGCCCTGCCCACCGTCGCATCGACCGCCGCGCGGCTCACTTCGCTCAACGCCAGCAGCACCTGCGCGGTTTCATGCGCGTTGGGGATGGCGCGCGGGGTGAAGCTGCGGAAGCGGTCCTGGGTCAGCAACATGACATGGATTATGTCGGAAAAACTCAGCATCTGCGCGCTGTCGTCGGCAAAATCCTTGTTCGGCACCGCGCCCACCGCTTCATAGAAGGCGATGGAGGCGGCCAGGTCACTGACCGGCAGATTGACGAAAATCATTTTGGGAGCAGGGTCGTTTGCCATCGCACTTCTCCTTGAAATCCCGCCGATGGTCGTTTGAAGCCACGACTCACCGCTTGAACTTTGTGCGCTCGAAGATTATTTTATACAACAGTTAAGTTAGAAAAGATAACCAATGAGTCAGAAACGCGCTTATCAGGACGGATGCGCCGTCGCCCATGCGCTGGATATTGTCGGCGATCGCTGGGCGATGCCCATCATGCGCGAACTGATGCTCGGCCCCAAGCGCTTCACCGATCTGCGCGCCGGCCTGCCCGGAATCAGCGCCAATGTGCTGACGCAGCGGCTGGAGGAACTGGAAGCGTCCAGCATCCTGATCCGCCGCCGCCTACCCCCACCCGCCGCCAGCCAGATTTACGCGCTGACCGACTGGGGCCGCGAGTCGGAGATCGTGTTTCAGGTGCTGGGCCGCTGGGCCTGCCGGTCCCCGACGATGCAGCCGGGCAAGCCGATGAGTCCGGTGTCGGTGGTGCTGTCGATGCGCACGATGATCGACCGCAGCCGGATCGGCGACCTGAATGCCGTCATCGGCTTCCGCTTCGGCGAGGAGGCCTTTCGCGCGACGCTGAAAGATGGCAACTTCCTGATCGACCGGAGCGAGGCGGCGGACGCGGACGCGACCTTTATCGGCGACCAGAATGCGCTGGTCGCTGTCCTTTATGGCGGCGCGCGCTATGCCGACATGGCGGACGCGCTGCGCATTGAAGGCGACAGGATGCTGGCCGGACGTTTCGCCACCCTCTTCCCCCTGCCGCCCAAGGCGCCCGATATGGTTAGTGGGCAGCCGTCAGTTTCATAAGGACAAGTCCCGCAAGGATCAGCCCCGCCGCAACCAGCCGCGCCGGGCTGATCGCCTCGCCCAGAAAGGCGACGCCGACCGCGAACGCCCCCAGCGCGCCGATCCCGGTCCAGATCATATAGGCCGTGCCCAGCGGCAGGCTGCGCATCGCCAGCGACAGCAGACCGAAACTGGCGATCATCGCGCCCAGGGTGATGAGGCTGGGAACAAGTCGACTAAAGCCATGCGATTGCTTCATCGCAAAGGCCCAGACGATTTCCAGCAGACCGGCAAAAAACAACGCAATCCAGGCCATGACGGCTCTCCTTCCAAAAGAGAGCCGGGCCGTCCCGGACTTGAAACCCGCATGACGGGGGAGGACGTGGCCTCGCTTGCCCGGCGTCAGATAGCCCTCCCCTCCCCTTATCGCAAGCCCAGCTCCTCAATGCGGCGCGTTCAACAGGCCGAATACCGCCGCAAATTCGCCGCGCCGCGTCGCCTCGCTCAGAAACTTCACCCGCTCGACATGGATTTCATCGAGCGCCGGTTCCTGCCACAGCAACGCCATGGTTTCGGCGATGAAGTCGGCAAGAGGCATCATCTGGTCATTGTCCGCATGGCCGGGCATCAGGTCGGTCTGCACGCCGGGCGGCACGATCTCCACCACCCTCACGCTCGTCGCCTTGAGTTGCTCCCGCATCGCGAGGGACCAGCTATGGATCGCCGCCTTGGTCGCGCAATAGGTGGGTGTCGCCGCCAGCGGCACGAAGGCCAGACCCGACGACACGGTCAATATGGTCGCGACCTTCTGCGTCTCCAGATGCGGCAGCAGGGCATGGGCGAGCCGGATCGGGCCGAGCAGATTGGTCGCGATCGTCGCCTCCGCGATGGCGAGGTCGATCTTCTCCTCCGCCACCATAATCCCGGCATTGAGCAGCACGGCATCGAGCGCCGGGAAGTCGGCGACCAGTTGCGCCGCGAATGCAGCGATCGCCGCCGGATCTTCCATATCGATCGTCATCGCCGCCATGCCGGGATGCGCGGCCACGACCGCGTCCAGCGCCGCCTGCCGCCGCCCGGCGATGATCACCTGATTGCCCGCTTCGTGAAATTCATGCGCCAGCGCCGCGCCGATGCCCGACCCGCCGCCGGTGATGAGGATGGTGTTGCCTGAACTTTGCATGGGTCAGCTCCTTTTCGATTGGCCTGATCCCCATTTAAACCTACACTCTCTTTTGGAAAGTAGGCACCGAAAAGTGCTGTAGTCACCTGAAGGTAAGAAATGGCAAATCCGCTCGAAAACCGCTTCGCCGCCGAGGATATTGCGCAGGCAGAACGCTATCTGGCACAGGAGGCACCCGGCGAGATCGACCCGCGCGTCGAACGACTCGTCAATGATCTGATCGGCCGGATCGCCGACAAATGGACCCTGCTGGTGCTGGAACTGCTGGAGGAGAAGGGCGTGCTGCGCTTTACCGAGATCGGCCGGCAGGTCGAGGGGATCAGCCAGAAGATGCTGACGCAAACGCTGCGCCAGATGGAGCGCGACGGCCTGCTGACCCGCACCGTCCATCCGGTGGTACCGCCGCGCGTCGACTATGCGCTAACCCCGCTCGGCAACAGCCTGAGCGCCGCCTTTTGCGGCGTCTGGGTCTGGGCCGAACGCCATCTGGATCGGGTAGAGGCCGCGCGCGCCGCCTTCGACGCGCGCGGCTGACAGCTATTCTCCCGTCGCCGGGAGAGGCTGCACCACCAGCTTGGGAACGCTGTTGTCCGGCACCGTCCGCGTCACGGCGGGCGGCCCCGCAGGCGCGGCGGCCGGCGGCGGTGCGACCTTCTCCAGCGCGGTCGTATAGCTGGGCGTCCACCCCTTGGGCGGCGCTTCCCCTGGCGGGACCGGCGGCGGCGGCAACGGCGTGGGCGACACCACGACCGTCACCGTCGCGCCGAAGCGCGACTGCCATTCGGCCAGCCGGCGCAGATAATCGGCATAGGCGGCATAGAAATCCTGAAACGGCTTTTCCAGCTCCGCCAGCCAGGCCGGCGCGGACGCCAGCAGTGCCGCCGACGGCGTCGCCAGCATCTTCGCCCCGACAGTCGCCGCCACCGGGCAGAAATTCCTGATCACCGGCGGCAGGGCGAAGAAATTATAGACGACCGTATTCAACCGCTCGCGCTGACCCAGCCCCGCACTGCCATAGGCCACGCTGTAATTGCGGTCGACCGCACCATTGGCCGCCGTCAGCATCGGTTTATGCAGCGCCAATATCTGATTATACTGGGTGCGCGCGGTCGGGCCGAACTTGTCGCAATTGAGCGCCGCAACGTTCAGCGCCATACGGACATGCCACAAGGCCGTGTTGGACGTGACGCCGCGATTGGCGGTCAGATATGTGCCGTCAGCGTCTTTTTCGGGAATGCTCATCCCCTCCGCCGCCTGATCCGGCGGCACCGGCCGCACGGTGGGCACCACCGGCGGTGGCGGCGTGGGCGGCGGTGGCGGCGGCTTGGGCGTCGAACAGGCAGCCAGAACCGCCAGCGACACAAGGGAAATCCGGCCATAAAAACGGCGCGTTGCGAACATCAATTTCTCCGAAGGGGCTTAAACCACGGTCATGCCGGGCATTTCTGTCGGAGGAAATATGCCTTATACTCGGTTCATCGCAAGCTTTCAGGCGGCTCGCCGCTCCAGCGCGTGCGCGGCCTGCCCCATCAGTTCGGCGATGATGTCAGCGACCGGCTCTTCCTTGTTCACCATGCCGACCGACTGGCCCGCCATCAGCGATCCGCCGTCGACATCGCCATCGATCACCGCCTTGCGCAGCGCGCCGGCCCAATAATGTTCGATCTGCAACTGCGCCTCGCCCATGTCGACCGCGCCGCTGTCCAGCAAATTGGCGACTTCGCGCTGCTTGGCGGTGAAGGCTTCGGTCCCGGCGTTCTTGAGCGCGCGCACCGGAATGACCGGCAGGCGCGGGTCGATCTGGACGCTGGCGATCGCGTCGCGCGCCGAGGCACGGAAAAAGGCTTTCTTGAACGCCGGGTGGGCGATGCTTTCGCTCGCGCAGGCGAAGCGGGTGCCAAGCTGCACGCCCGACGCGCCCATTTCCAGATAGGCGGCGATCGCCTCGCCCCGGCCGATGCCGCCGGCGACGAATACCGGCACCTGTTCGGCCATTTCGGGCAATATTTCCTGCGCCAGCACGCTGGTCGCGACCGGACCGATATGGCCGCCCGCTTCCATCCCCTCGACCACCAGCGCGTCGACGCCCGACCGCACCAGCTTCTTCGCCAGGCTAAGCGCCGGGGCGAAGCAGATCAGCTTGGCCCCTTTGGCCTTGATCGCCTCGATGCTGCCCTTGGGCGGCAGGCCGCCGGCCAGCACCACATGCGACACATCATGCTTCGCGCACACATCGATCAGGTCGAACAGTTGCGGGTGCATGGTGATAAGGTTCACGCCGAAGGGCTTGGTCGTCAGCGCCTTGGTCGCGGCGATCTCCGCATCCAGCAGTTCGGGCGTCATCGCGCCGCAGGCGATCACGCCGAACCCGCCGGCGTTGGAGATGGCCGAAACCAGATGCCGCTCGGAAACCCAGCTCATCGCCCCGCACAGGATCGCGCTGTCGCAGCCGAGAAATTCGGTGCCGCGAGCCATCAGGGAAGCGAGTTTGGCGTGGGTCATGTCCAGTTCCTACAAAATAAAAAAGCCCCTCCCTTTCAAGGGAGGGGTTGGGGTGGGTGGCAAACGAAGCGAGCTTCTTCCCCATCCACCAGGGCAGGCGGCGATTGCTGACGCAATCGCACCCATCCGCTGCCCCTCCCTAGAAGGAAGGGGCGTTATCATGTCAAGCCGCCGGGGCGTCCAGACCATAGGCCGTGTGCAGCACGCGCACCGCCAGCTCGGTTTCATCTTCGTCGATCAGCACCGACACCTTGATCTCGCTGGTGGAGATGGCTTCGATGTTGATGCCGCGGTCGGCCAGCGTCTTGAACATGGTCGCGGCGACGCCGGCATGGCTGCGCATTCCCACACCCACGACGCTGATCTTGGCGACTTCGGTGTCGGTGATGATACGGCGGAAGCCGATTTCGTCCTTGCGCGCTTCCAGGATGTCGACGCTGCGGGCCAGGTCCGCGCGCGGGACGGTGAAGGTAACGTCCGTCTCCTCATTATCCTTGGAGTCGTTCTGGATGATCATGTCGACATTGATCGCCGCGTCGGCCAGCGGGCCGAAGATGCTGGCGACCGCGCCCGGCTTGTCGGGGACGCGGGTGACGATGATCTTCGCCTCATTCTTGTCATGGGCGATGCCGGTGATGAGCTGACGTTCCATCTTCGTTTCCTTGAGCTTTGCTTCCAGTTCCTCGTCGCTCACGATCAGCGTGCCGGGGAGGTCATCCTGGGTGGGATCATCGAAGGAAGAGAGTACCTGCACGACCACGCCTTCCTTCATGGCGAGGCCGACCGAGCGGGTTTGCAGCACCTTGGCGCCGACCGAGGCCAGCTCCAGCATTTCCTCATAGGTGACGAGGTCCAGCTTGCGGGCGCGGGCGACGATGCGCGGGTCGGTGGTGTAGACGCCGTCGACATCGGTGTAGATGTCGCAGCGATCGGCCTTGACCGCCGCCGCCACGGCGACCGCCGACGTGTCGGAGCCGCCACGGCCCAGCGTCGACACCCGGCCATCGGCCATCATGCCCTGAAAACCGGGAATGACGGCAACCTGGCCAGACTGCATCGCGGCGATCAGCCCGTCTGTCTCGATCGTGCTGATGCGCGCCTTGGCATGGGCCTCGATCGTGCGGATCGGCAATTGCCAGCCGAGCCAGCTCCGCGCATCCACGTCCATCGCCTTCAGCGTCATGGCCAGCAGGCCACTCGTCACCTGCTCACCGGCGGCGACGACGACATCATATTCGGCCGGGTCGTAAAGCGCGGAGGCTTCCTTGCAAAAGCCGACCAGACGATCGGTTTCGCCCGCCATGGCCGATACGACGACGGCGACTTCATGGCCCTGTTCCACGACATGTTTGACACGCGCGGCCACGTTGCGAATTCGCTCCATCCCCGCCATGGAGGTGCCGCCGAATTTCATCACGATGCGCGCCATTTCTGTGTCGAACCCTGTCGTTGTTGTGAAAGAAAATGTCCCAAAGGGGCGAAAACGGCGCTTCTATTAGCAGCAGCGACGGATATGGCAAGCAATCCCGCCCTTCCTCCCCCCACAGCTTGCCGCTTCGACACGACCGGCGCATTTGCCTCGCGCGCCGGGCCTGCTAGAACGGCGCCATGATGACACCTGCCGCCACCGCGACGATCGACCCGAAGGAAGCCGCCCATTTCGGCA from Sphingobium sp. CAP-1 includes the following:
- a CDS encoding DMT family transporter; translation: MAWIALFFAGLLEIVWAFAMKQSHGFSRLVPSLITLGAMIASFGLLSLAMRSLPLGTAYMIWTGIGALGAFAVGVAFLGEAISPARLVAAGLILAGLVLMKLTAAH
- a CDS encoding winged helix-turn-helix transcriptional regulator, giving the protein MANPLENRFAAEDIAQAERYLAQEAPGEIDPRVERLVNDLIGRIADKWTLLVLELLEEKGVLRFTEIGRQVEGISQKMLTQTLRQMERDGLLTRTVHPVVPPRVDYALTPLGNSLSAAFCGVWVWAERHLDRVEAARAAFDARG
- a CDS encoding NAD(P)H-dependent flavin oxidoreductase; the encoded protein is MTHAKLASLMARGTEFLGCDSAILCGAMSWVSERHLVSAISNAGGFGVIACGAMTPELLDAEIAATKALTTKPFGVNLITMHPQLFDLIDVCAKHDVSHVVLAGGLPPKGSIEAIKAKGAKLICFAPALSLAKKLVRSGVDALVVEGMEAGGHIGPVATSVLAQEILPEMAEQVPVFVAGGIGRGEAIAAYLEMGASGVQLGTRFACASESIAHPAFKKAFFRASARDAIASVQIDPRLPVIPVRALKNAGTEAFTAKQREVANLLDSGAVDMGEAQLQIEHYWAGALRKAVIDGDVDGGSLMAGQSVGMVNKEEPVADIIAELMGQAAHALERRAA
- a CDS encoding winged helix-turn-helix transcriptional regulator, which encodes MSQKRAYQDGCAVAHALDIVGDRWAMPIMRELMLGPKRFTDLRAGLPGISANVLTQRLEELEASSILIRRRLPPPAASQIYALTDWGRESEIVFQVLGRWACRSPTMQPGKPMSPVSVVLSMRTMIDRSRIGDLNAVIGFRFGEEAFRATLKDGNFLIDRSEAADADATFIGDQNALVAVLYGGARYADMADALRIEGDRMLAGRFATLFPLPPKAPDMVSGQPSVS
- a CDS encoding SDR family oxidoreductase codes for the protein MQSSGNTILITGGGSGIGAALAHEFHEAGNQVIIAGRRQAALDAVVAAHPGMAAMTIDMEDPAAIAAFAAQLVADFPALDAVLLNAGIMVAEEKIDLAIAEATIATNLLGPIRLAHALLPHLETQKVATILTVSSGLAFVPLAATPTYCATKAAIHSWSLAMREQLKATSVRVVEIVPPGVQTDLMPGHADNDQMMPLADFIAETMALLWQEPALDEIHVERVKFLSEATRRGEFAAVFGLLNAPH
- a CDS encoding aspartate kinase, producing the protein MARIVMKFGGTSMAGMERIRNVAARVKHVVEQGHEVAVVVSAMAGETDRLVGFCKEASALYDPAEYDVVVAAGEQVTSGLLAMTLKAMDVDARSWLGWQLPIRTIEAHAKARISTIETDGLIAAMQSGQVAVIPGFQGMMADGRVSTLGRGGSDTSAVAVAAAVKADRCDIYTDVDGVYTTDPRIVARARKLDLVTYEEMLELASVGAKVLQTRSVGLAMKEGVVVQVLSSFDDPTQDDLPGTLIVSDEELEAKLKETKMERQLITGIAHDKNEAKIIVTRVPDKPGAVASIFGPLADAAINVDMIIQNDSKDNEETDVTFTVPRADLARSVDILEARKDEIGFRRIITDTEVAKISVVGVGMRSHAGVAATMFKTLADRGINIEAISTSEIKVSVLIDEDETELAVRVLHTAYGLDAPAA
- a CDS encoding VOC family protein, giving the protein MANDPAPKMIFVNLPVSDLAASIAFYEAVGAVPNKDFADDSAQMLSFSDIIHVMLLTQDRFRSFTPRAIPNAHETAQVLLALSEVSRAAVDATVGRALAAGGSEPNPGQDHGFMYGRSFADLDGHIWEVSWMDMAAALATRAAADA